A genomic region of Denticeps clupeoides chromosome 17, fDenClu1.1, whole genome shotgun sequence contains the following coding sequences:
- the isl2a gene encoding insulin gene enhancer protein isl-2a yields the protein MVDILLHSSFLGDMGDHSKKKPGIAMCVGCGSQIHDQYILRVSPDLEWHAACLKCAECSQYLDETCTCFVRDGKTYCKRDYVRLFGIKCAKCNVGFCSSDLVMRARDNVYHMECFRCSVCSRHLLPGDEFSLRDEELLCRADHGLLLERSSAGSPVSPGNAHSGRPLHMAEPVPVRPPPPHRNHAHKQSEKTTRVRTVLNEKQLHTLRTCYNANPRPDALMKEQLVEMTGLSPRVIRVWFQNKRCKDKKRSILMKQLQQQQHSDKTNLQGLTGTPLVAGSPIRHDTAVQGNPVEVQTYQPPWKALSEFALQSDLDQPAFQQLVSFSESGSLGNSSGSDVTSLSSQLPDTPNSMVPSPVET from the exons ATGGTGGATATCCTTCTCCATTCTTCTTTCTTGGGTGATATGGGGGATCATTCCAAAA AGAAGCCCGGAATCGCCATGTGTGTCGGCTGCGGAAGTCAGATCCATGACCAGTACATCCTGCGGGTCTCCCCGGACCTGGAGTGGCACGCAGCCTGCCTGAAGTGCGCCGAGTGCAGCCAGTACCTGGACGAGACCTGCACTTGCTTCGTGCGCGACGGCAAGACGTACTGCAAGAGGGATTACGTAAG GCTGTTCGGGATCAAGTGCGCCAAATGCAACGTCGGCTTCTGCAGCAGCGACCTGGTGATGCGGGCCCGGGACAACGTGTACCACATGGAGTGCTTCCGGTGCTCCGTGTGCAGCAGGCACCTCCTCCCGGGAGACGAGTTCTCCCTGCGGGACGAGGAGCTGCTGTGCCGCGCCGACCACGGCCTGCTGCTGGAGCGCAGCTCGGCGGGGAGCCCGGTCAGCCCCGGGAACGCGCACTCCGGCAGGCCGCTGCACATGGCGG AGCCCGTGCCGGtcaggccgccgccgccgcaccgGAACCACGCGCACAAGCAGTCGGAGAAGACGACGCGCGTCCGGACGGTGCTGAACGAGAAGCAGCTGCACACGTTGCGGACCTGCTACAACGCCAACCCGCGTCCGGACGCGCTGATGAAGGAGCAGCTGGTGGAGATGACCGGCCTGAGCCCGCGCGTCATCCGGGTCTGGTTCCAGAACAAGCGCTGCAAGGACAAGAAGAGGAGCATCCTGAtgaagcagctgcagcagcagcagcacagcgaCAAGACG AACCTGCAGGGCCTGACGGGAACGCCGCTGGTGGCGGGCAGCCCGATCCGGCACGACACCGCCGTGCAGGGGAACCCGGTGGAGGTGCAGACCTACCAGCCGCCGTGGAAGGCGCTCAGCGAGTTCGCCCTGCAGAGCGACCTGGACCAGCCGGCTTTCCAGCAGCTG GTGTCCTTTTCGGAATCGGGCTCCCTGGGTAACTCTTCGGGCAGCGACGTGACCTCCCTGTCGTCGCAGCTACCCGACACCCCGAACAGCATGGTCCCCAGCCCCGTGGAAACGTGA